One Candidatus Nitronauta litoralis genomic window, CACTGGGCCAAGGATGCAAGCCTGGGCAGTCGCATGATCAACGCCCGTGCGGAAACAGTTGCGGAAAAACCGAGCTTCCGCGATGCCTTCAAATCGAAACGTTGCCTGATTCCCTGTGACGGGTTTTATGAATGGGTGGCGGGTGAGGATGGCAAGACACCGCATTATATTCATATGAAAGGTGGACAACTGTTCGCGCTCGCCGGTATCTGGTCAGAATGGACCAAAGGGGAAACACCTCTGCAAACGTACTCAATCATCACAACTGAAGCCAATGAGTACTTAACTCCCCTGCATCACCGCATGCCAGTTATTTTAAAACCCGATCAGTACTCAGAATGGATGCAGAAAGCTGCTTCGAAAACGGATCTTTTATCTCTGCTGAATCCTCTTAAAGAAGATGCCCTTGAATATTTTCCGGTATCAAAACTGGTAAACTCCCCAAAAAATGATTCAGCAGAATGCATCTTTCCTGCTGTAAACGAGTAAGTCCTTTTTCGCCACCTCCCCTAAATCAAACAAAAAAACCCGGACCCGCCAACGCGGATCCGGGTTGTAAGAAAAACAGAATTCCTAGTGAGAACCCTCATGCGAATGATTTGAACCTTCCTGATGACCACCGGGAGGCCCGCCATAACCATAAGGCATACCCTGCCCCATTCCTCCGGGAGGTGGCCCTCCATGGTCGGAACCCTCGTGACTGTGATCAGAACCTTCCCCCATCATCTGGTTGCGAGCGGGTCTACCAAGAGATTCATTCCCATGGGCCAATGCCTC contains:
- a CDS encoding SOS response-associated peptidase, coding for MCGRYSLSKSIKEIAEHFKSPLIEIGPWPRFNIAPTQSLPVVTEGQDGFEIQLMKWGLVPHWAKDASLGSRMINARAETVAEKPSFRDAFKSKRCLIPCDGFYEWVAGEDGKTPHYIHMKGGQLFALAGIWSEWTKGETPLQTYSIITTEANEYLTPLHHRMPVILKPDQYSEWMQKAASKTDLLSLLNPLKEDALEYFPVSKLVNSPKNDSAECIFPAVNE